CGCCTGTATTTTGCAGGACAAACAAAAGGATACAGTATAACAGTTACATTATGGCTTTTATGTATATAGTCACTCACATAACAAAAATATAATTAATTTTCGAAGCAGAGCTTCGAGGAATTAGACCTAACGAGATTAAAATGTTCCTTGCAGTTTATTTCGAGTTTCAATCTCATTCGTATTTCTTCATATTCCGAAGTAAAACGATACAAAGCTTTGGCTCCATGTCCACGAACTTGTGTTGTTCTTTTTTCTTCAAAGAAGGTAATAACTTCATTTAACCTTTCCATTATGGGTTTTATTGGACCTTCTTTAATTTGCACCAAATCAATATCTTCAGAATATCGAGAAGCTGGACTAAGATAGAGTTTGTGTAATGCGGTTCCCCCGCGAAATGCAAGGTTCTCTCTCAAAAAATCGTCAGAGAAAATTTCAACTAATGTTCGTGAAATAATTAAATCCTGTTCAACTTGAGAAAATTCTTTCCAAGGTGCATGTTTCTGCCATTTCGCTATATATGGTTTAGGTATCATAAATCACGTTCTAATCTCACATTAACATCCACTTTCCATTTATTATCAACAGCCCCTGGTTTTTCTTTCGATTTTGGGCTTAATAAAACGGGGAAGAAGTTTTTTGCTTTTAGTTCTGAATAAATTATTTCTTCATATTCCTTTTTTGAACCTAATTCTTCAAGCAAAAAACCTAATCTTTGCAAGGTGCTTTTATTTGGATACCAACTTAAAAGTTCTGACAAATCTGATCCTGTCAATTCTTCAGTTAGCTCCTCAATAGTTGCAAGCATTCTGTTAATACCACCCAATTTTGTCTGATAGTGTATTAAATCAACAATTGTCAAAGCAGGACTGGAAATCTTAAAAATCCCTGCATCGGATTTCTTATGTTGAATATTCTTATCAGACCAGTTAGTTGTTGTGAAGAAACGGATATCTATCGTATTCTTTGAAATGTCGTTGAACTTTGGTTGTTCTGTTATCACGTAATCTCTCTGAACTTGTTGGTGACTTGCTCCGTGAAATTTTGCTGCAGAAAATAAGCCAACGTAATAATTCCTATTAAGATATTGAAATAACTTTTCGCAATAAAGTTGTATAGGAAGTTTCTTAGCAGAAGAATATCTAGGTGTAATGATTAAATAAAACCCTTTTCGGAGGTTTATTACCTCTCCTTTTTCCGATAATCTGTGTAGTTCAAATTTTAAAGAGTTACTGGTACCGTCTGTTGCTTTGGAAATCTCATCGACTGAAAATGAGTAACTTTCAACAGACAACAGGTATTTTATATACTCTTTTGCATTCATCTTTAGGAAATATTCTATAAAAGTATTAAATTATTCTACTATTCTCAAATTATTACTATTCCTTCTTTGTGTGATGGCAAAAAAATTCTGGAAATAGGAAGCCTGCAGGGGCTTTAAATATGTTGTTTGTGGGTGCGCTTTTGCACGGTTTCTCTTAGCATGAAACACAACTCATTTATGACCCACCTATAGGTGTAGCTTATATCTTACTTAAAAGTAAAACAATTTTCACAAAACCAATAAAAACGGCTGCGCTGTTTTTTAAGAACACCCAAAAAGCCCATGGACAGAACCTTGGCTAACTTGAAATAAATTCTACATTTGTGGTAACCAGCATGCAACCACCATGGGCCAAACAGCAATAACCATTTTCTCCATTATCTTTTTTCTGCTCTCCGCCTATGTGGTGTACAAGGGCGTTGTAAGGCGTCAGCCATCGCATCCCGAGCTGCTTAAAAAGCCGTTCCCCGAAGAGTTCCGGGCCATTATGCAGCAGCGTATTCGCTACTACAAAAATCTTTCGCCCGTGGCAAAAGTGGAGTTTGAAAAGCGGATTCTACTGTTCTTGGCGAAAAAAAACATCACCGGAATCGATACCGAGGTAACCGATGAGGATAGGCTCTTTGTGGCCGCCAGCGCCATTATTCCCATGTTTGCGCTCCCCTACTATAGCTACCCCAACGTAACCGAGGTGCTGCTCTACCCCAACTCCTTCGACGACAGCTTCCAAACCAGCCCTACGGTGGAACACCGCAACATCCTTGGCATGGTGGGAAGCGGTTTCCTCAACGGCGAGGTTATACTCTCCAAACCCGACCTAGAGCGCGCTTTCGATGGGCAGCGGCATACGCAAAACGTGGGAATCCATGAGTTTGTCCACCTAATCGACAAGGCCGATGGCGACATCGACGGAATTCCAGAAATACTGATGGAGCACTCCTACTCCCTCGCTTGGCTCAAGGAGATAAAAAAGGAGATTGCACGAATTGAGAAGGGAGAATCTAACATCAACCCATACGCCCTTACCAACAACGCCGAGTTCCTAGCCGTGGCTAGCGAGTACTTCTTCGATGACCCCGAAAAAATGAAGAATCAGCAGCCCGACCTATACGCCTACCTCACCACCATTTTTCACCAAAACCCAGATAGTTACAGGCAAACGGCAAAATGAGGAGATACAGAAAAAGCGATTTTGCGCCGCAATGTGCCCACCGCTTTTTTGAACAAAGCCTCCTTCACGTAAAAATCCACGAAGAGTTGATGGCATTCTGAAAACCACCTCCTTCGCATGGCGGCAACCGCGCCAGATTTTCTGTGTTGATAAAGCCGAGGAATATCTCATCCCCTCCATTTAGAACATCAAATTACGCCACAATAAAACAGCCACTGCACGAATAAAACTGATAACAAGTTTTGGAGTTGGAAGCCTGCAAGGAAGAACTACGGTAGAACATTGAGGTGCTAACAGCTAGGCGTGAGGCAATAAAAGAGCGCGAATAATGCATCACAAGGGCAATGGAAGAGCAGAAAGTTCCTGTGAGAACAGGGCCGAAGAGAACAAAACTTGCATTTCTTCGCTCAATTAAGCGCATCAAAAAACAAGCAATAAGCTGTACAATTAAATAGCACAACCCACCATGTTACCGGTTGGAAGAAAAACCACAAGGCGGCCACCCATAGACAGAAAGGGCTTGAATCAGCAACGCGCTGCTCAAGCCTTAACCTGAAATAGGCAAATACGCCCTACTTTTTTATCTTCTTAATATGAGGCTCCTTCACGTATACCTGGCGCTCGATTGCCTGGTTCAGCGAAATAAAGGTCTCCGTATTCGAAATGCCGGGAATGTTCTGAATGGTGTTTACCAGCACCTCCATCAGATGCTCATTGTCGCGGCAAAAGAGCTTCAGCATCACCGCATAAGGTCCTGTAATAAAATGGCACTCCACCACCTCGGGCATAATTCTGAGTGCCTCTACCACGCCGGGGTACTGGTTCGATTGTGAGAGTTGAACGCCCACAAAGGCGCACACGTCAAAACCCAAGGCCTTGGGTTTCACCACCAGCTGGCTGCCTGCAATGATGCCTGCATCCTCCATTTTCTTGACCCGCTGATGGATAGCAGCACCGCTGATGCCGCACTCACGGGATATTTCCAGAAAGGGCATTCTGGCATTCTTCACTAGAAACGACAGTATCTTCCTGTCAATTTCATCTACTTCAAACTTGTCAGCCATTGCTTTACGATTTCGAAAAGCGAATATAGTAATAGATTGATATTATTTTCATCGTTTTACTAAAAATATATAAGCAAAACAACAAATTTTGTTTAGTCTAAGTTTTCTTTCACGCTGGGAACCATACACTAGTAAAAGAATTAAATTTTTCATAAACGAATTTCTCACCTGCGTTTTAGGTAGTAAAAAAAGGCCAACCCCTAAGAGTTGACCTTTTTTGTAGCCCCACCCAGACTCGAACTGGAATCTAAAGTTTAGGAAACTTTCGTTCTATCCCTTGAACTATGGGGCCATGCATTGAGGATGCAAAATTAGAAAAATAATTGAAAAATTGCAGGCAATATGCACAGGTGGGTAAACCTCTTTAGAAAAGAAAAAAACATGACGGAATACAACGCAGTGCTACGATTCAACCTGCACAAAGAACGCGCAATCGAAATCTTCATTTTAGAAGAATTAAAACAATTTACGTAAAGCATGCCACTTTTTTTTGTGACTGCCGTTTAACAGGTAAAAAATTATTCGTTTCTTAGCTCCCTTATCTTTAAAAAAAAGCACTGCTGACAAAAACGCTGTGATAATAAAGAGTTGACTATGAGAAAACTTTTACCTCTTTCGTTTCTATTTTGGCTATTGCCAATTTTCCTTCTTGCACAGGCCCCTGCTGGTTACTACGATGCCACCAGTGGAAAAACTGGAGCAGAGCTCAAAACGGCTCTTTTCAATATAATTAAAACACACACTCAGAGAACCTATACGCAGCTCTGGACCGACTTCCAAACAACCGATAAAAGAGCCGATGGCTATGTTTGGGATATTTATTCTTCGTGCAATTTTGTTTTTGTTACAGATCAGGATAATGGTACCGGTGGAAGTAACGAGTGCGATAAGTACAACAGGGAGCACTCCTTCCCAAATAGTTGGTTTGGTGGAGTACAATCGTCTCCGATGTACACCGATTTATTCCATCTTTACCCAACCGACAAGAAGGTGAATAATGTACGAAGCAATTATATCTATGGCCTAGTTCAAACACCAAGCTATACCTCTTCAAATGGTAGCAAACTTGGCTCATCTGATCCTACGACGGGTTTTTCAGGAACGGTATTTGAACCGATCGATGAATACAAAGGCGACCTTGCCCGCACCTACTTCTACATGGCCACTTGCTACGAAGATAAAATTGCAAGTTGGACATCGTACAACACAGAGGCAAATGCAATTCTTGATGGTGACTCCTTTCCAGCATACAAAACATGGTACGTCCAGTTACTATTAAAGTGGAGCAACGAAGATCCGGTTAGCCAAAAGGAGATAGACCGCAACAATGCCATTTATGGAATTCAGGGTAACCGAAATCCTTTTATCGATCATCCAGAATATGCAGCCATGATTTGGGATGCCTCCAGCTCGGTAACCACCACCACTAGCTCTCCCATCTCCATCTATCCAAACCCTGCAAACACAGAATTTAAGATTGACCTACCCAACCAAAGTGCTTTTTCGGTTGAGATTTTTGACCTCATAGGGAAGAGAATTAAGAAAATTGATGAGGTTAACCCCAACCAATCCATTCAGGTAGGAGACCTTCGGAATGGACTCTATTTGGTAAGAATAAAATACAATGGTGGCTCAGTTGTAAAGAAAATTACAATCCAAAGGTAAATCCGAAAAACAGACTAAAGACCAAGTTGATAACAGCTTCTTGCTACCGACAAAATCGGTGGTAGTGAGCATACTCACCTCCTCTTAAAAGCTAAACATGCGAAAAAATATACTGTTTCTGTTATTGTGGCTAGTGCCACTCTTGATGTGGGCCCAAGCCCCTACCGGCTACTACAACAACGCCGATGGGAAGACCGGAGCTACGCTTAAAACTGCTCTCTTCAACATCATTAAAACCCATAACGAGCAAACATACGCCCAACTGTGGACTGACTTTCAATCGACAGACAAGAAGGCAAATGGAAAGGTTTGGGATATGTACTCCGACGTACCAGGTGGAACTCCTGCATATGAATTCACCTTTTCCACCAACCAGTGTGGAACTTATTCAAAGGAAGGAGATTGCTACAATCGTGAACACTCCTTCCCTAAAAGTTGGTTTAGCGAGGCCACCCCAATGTACACCGACCTATTCCACCTCTATCCCACCGACGGTAAGGTGAACGGAATGCGAAGCAACTACATTTACTGTGAAGTACTCAATACACCTGAAACCCAGTTCTCCTCCAACGGGAGCAAGTTAGGTCCATCGGATCCCGCTACAGGATTCTCTGGAAAGGCCTTTGAACCCATCGATGAGTATAAGGGCGACCTTGCACGCACCTACTTCTACATGGCCACCTGCTACGAGGATAAAATTGCGAGCTGGGCATCGTACGCCACCGAAGCACAGGGTATTCTTGATGGTGACGCCTACCCAGCTTACAAGAGCTGGTTCGTTCAGCTGCTGCTCAAGTGGAGTAGAGAGGATCCGGTTAGCCAAAAGGAAATTGACCGTAACAATGCAGTGTATGCCATTCAGGGAAACCGCAACCCCTACATCGACCACCCAGAGTATGCGGAGTATGTTTGGGGTGGAGAAACACCCAGCGGAGTTCAGGTCTCCAACATTGCGCTAAATCCAGCGCAGCCAAATGAAACCAACACGGTTAGCATTTC
The sequence above is drawn from the Williamwhitmania sp. genome and encodes:
- a CDS encoding IS200/IS605 family transposase; the encoded protein is MSDYIHKSHNVTVILYPFVCPAKYRR
- a CDS encoding nucleotidyl transferase AbiEii/AbiGii toxin family protein; the protein is MIPKPYIAKWQKHAPWKEFSQVEQDLIISRTLVEIFSDDFLRENLAFRGGTALHKLYLSPASRYSEDIDLVQIKEGPIKPIMERLNEVITFFEEKRTTQVRGHGAKALYRFTSEYEEIRMRLKLEINCKEHFNLVRSNSSKLCFEN
- a CDS encoding type IV toxin-antitoxin system AbiEi family antitoxin — translated: MNAKEYIKYLLSVESYSFSVDEISKATDGTSNSLKFELHRLSEKGEVINLRKGFYLIITPRYSSAKKLPIQLYCEKLFQYLNRNYYVGLFSAAKFHGASHQQVQRDYVITEQPKFNDISKNTIDIRFFTTTNWSDKNIQHKKSDAGIFKISSPALTIVDLIHYQTKLGGINRMLATIEELTEELTGSDLSELLSWYPNKSTLQRLGFLLEELGSKKEYEEIIYSELKAKNFFPVLLSPKSKEKPGAVDNKWKVDVNVRLERDL
- a CDS encoding M90 family metallopeptidase; the protein is MGQTAITIFSIIFFLLSAYVVYKGVVRRQPSHPELLKKPFPEEFRAIMQQRIRYYKNLSPVAKVEFEKRILLFLAKKNITGIDTEVTDEDRLFVAASAIIPMFALPYYSYPNVTEVLLYPNSFDDSFQTSPTVEHRNILGMVGSGFLNGEVILSKPDLERAFDGQRHTQNVGIHEFVHLIDKADGDIDGIPEILMEHSYSLAWLKEIKKEIARIEKGESNINPYALTNNAEFLAVASEYFFDDPEKMKNQQPDLYAYLTTIFHQNPDSYRQTAK
- a CDS encoding Lrp/AsnC ligand binding domain-containing protein — encoded protein: MADKFEVDEIDRKILSFLVKNARMPFLEISRECGISGAAIHQRVKKMEDAGIIAGSQLVVKPKALGFDVCAFVGVQLSQSNQYPGVVEALRIMPEVVECHFITGPYAVMLKLFCRDNEHLMEVLVNTIQNIPGISNTETFISLNQAIERQVYVKEPHIKKIKK
- a CDS encoding endonuclease, with product MRKLLPLSFLFWLLPIFLLAQAPAGYYDATSGKTGAELKTALFNIIKTHTQRTYTQLWTDFQTTDKRADGYVWDIYSSCNFVFVTDQDNGTGGSNECDKYNREHSFPNSWFGGVQSSPMYTDLFHLYPTDKKVNNVRSNYIYGLVQTPSYTSSNGSKLGSSDPTTGFSGTVFEPIDEYKGDLARTYFYMATCYEDKIASWTSYNTEANAILDGDSFPAYKTWYVQLLLKWSNEDPVSQKEIDRNNAIYGIQGNRNPFIDHPEYAAMIWDASSSVTTTTSSPISIYPNPANTEFKIDLPNQSAFSVEIFDLIGKRIKKIDEVNPNQSIQVGDLRNGLYLVRIKYNGGSVVKKITIQR